A single genomic interval of Rhododendron vialii isolate Sample 1 chromosome 3a, ASM3025357v1 harbors:
- the LOC131321125 gene encoding uncharacterized protein LOC131321125 gives MANSTAPREILNILKQKDPSNTTGIKSVYNTIFTNKAAKLDGLTPIQAESAHARLKAYLGDTMSSLQTFFDKIEKMLKNQFGEIKKSFEKSLNIPRHKQLRDDIFDQVKCRISLEAMEFIHDQLETALEVSPHIVGYCNYTIKITHGLPCMHDLAYYRSISTPIPLWSIHAHWTRLSMHTTEFNEEGARSDRTSQVVEIFDGMDPPMREHIIDRIIDMADPSRSTVRPPSYNTEHRGRPTASTSRSRTATSRVRGRGRRGRGSGVRNTQFIVPSITDRYIQRLPQAYQHYIFHTVDVLGNGHCGFRAIAALIEYSENDWSRVREELIEEIRQNYYLYSVIYPVHDWANRLLILLNWFEPTAPENHWMEAMTLGVVIATRYNLVLHTFDEDVYGCFTHLPLRSPPVPVEYRRKISIARVNNNHFVQIVLEPHYPVPPIPTWWEENSSDEAKGWAASYETRLLLWYEVMGISTPGAAFGGDID, from the exons ATGGCCAATAGCACTGCGCCTCGTGAGATTcttaatattttgaagcaaaaagacCCGTCAAACACTACGGGAATCAAGAGCGTTTATAACACCATTTTTACAAACAAAGCAGCCAAACTGGACGGTCTAACTCCTATTCA GGCAGAGTCTGCACATGCGAGGCTAAAGGCATATTTGGGGGATACCATGTCATCGCTACAaacattttttgataaaatagaaaagatgttgaaaaatcagttcggGGAAATTAAGAAGTCGTTCGAGAAATCATTGAACATTCCACGCCACAAACAATTACGTGACGACATTTTTGATCAGGTAAAGTGTCGAatttcattagaggcaatggagTTCATACATGATCAGCTAGAAACCGCTTTAGAAGTATCCCCCCACATTGTTGGCTATTGCAACTATACGATAAAAATCacacacggattgccatgcatgcacgatCTTGCATATTATCGTTCCATTTCCACTCCAATTCCGCTATGGAGTATCCATGCTCATTGGACTAGGTTGTCTATGCACACAACCGAGTTTAATGAGGAAGGAGCACGATCTGACAGGACATCTCAAGTCGTTGAGATATTTGATGGGATGGATCCACCTATGCGAGAGCATATCATAGACAGGATTATCGATATGGCAGATCCATCTCGTAGCACAGTTCGACCTCCATCGTACAACACAGAACATAGAGGTCGACCTACAG CATCCACTTCAAGATCAAGGACTGCAACATcgcgagtgagagggagagggagacgtgGGAGGGGTTCGGGGGTTCGCAACACTCAATTTATAGTTCCATCCATCACTGATCGCTACATTCAACGATTACCTCAGGCTTATCAGCATTATATTTTCCACACTGTTGACGTGCTTGGTAATGGTCATTGTGGATTTAGGGCGATAGCTGCACTAATCGAGTATAGTGAAAATGATTGGAGTCGAGTACGAGAGGAGCTTATTGAAGAAATTCGACAAAATTATTATCTATACAGTGTGATTTATCCAGTACATGATTGGGCAAATCGTCTACTAATTTTACTAAATTGGTTCGAGCCTACAGCACCAGAGAATCATTGGATGGAGGCTATGACTTTGGGAGTTGTCATCGCAACAAGGTACAACCTAgtactgcatacatttgatgaggatgtttacggttgttttactcatttgCCATTGAGGTCCCCTCCAGTTCCAGTCGAATACCGCCGGAAAATTTCTATTGCCCGTGTTAACaacaatcacttcgtgcaaattGTCTTAGaacctcattaccctgtaccacccatcccAACATGGTGGGAGGAGAATTCATCGGATGAAGCTAAAGGATGGGCTGCCAGTTATGAAACACGTTTGCtattgtggtacgaagtaatgggCATAAGCACGCCGGGAGCAgcatttggaggagatattgattaa